Proteins encoded together in one Mycobacterium simiae window:
- a CDS encoding YdeI/OmpD-associated family protein, producing MVSQRIPGGVVHQLPADLREALIGNPTAFAAWKDITPLARNEFICWVEDAKQEATRQRRIRRTQEELEEGQRRPCCWPGCKHRERTGRP from the coding sequence ATGGTCAGTCAACGGATACCCGGCGGCGTGGTGCACCAGTTGCCCGCGGACCTGCGCGAGGCATTGATCGGCAACCCGACCGCCTTTGCCGCGTGGAAAGACATCACGCCCCTGGCGCGCAACGAGTTCATCTGCTGGGTCGAGGACGCGAAGCAAGAGGCGACGCGGCAGCGTCGCATTCGCCGGACGCAGGAAGAGCTGGAGGAAGGGCAGCGTCGGCCATGTTGCTGGCCGGGCTGCAAGCACCGGGAACGTACCGGTCGACCGTAG
- a CDS encoding bile acid:sodium symporter family protein, whose amino-acid sequence MGNQYFPLVAAVVMLALGLTLTVDDFKRAATLRRPLAVALVCQALVLPVLCVLIAEVFHLEPHLAVGLMLMAATPGGTMANILSHLFNGDLALNLTLAAINAALSVFTLPLILAASMTWFLGEGRFIPLQLDKFVAVFALVLVPTAIGVAIRHRLPAFARRLQRPTKFVAAALLVLAVVAALARGRTSLWHNFGVLSAAVVSFCAASLTVGYLVPRVMRLASPQATAVSLEVGLHNTVVALSVALSPQLLNSAEMATPAAVYGGLAPFVAVAFIVTARRVDPGFRVSGPADAASGPRG is encoded by the coding sequence ATGGGCAATCAGTACTTTCCCTTGGTTGCCGCCGTGGTCATGCTTGCCCTCGGGCTGACACTCACCGTCGACGACTTCAAGCGGGCCGCCACGTTGCGCCGGCCGCTGGCAGTAGCGCTGGTCTGCCAGGCCCTAGTGCTACCCGTCCTGTGTGTGTTGATCGCCGAGGTCTTCCACCTCGAGCCGCATCTGGCGGTCGGGCTGATGCTGATGGCCGCGACTCCCGGCGGGACAATGGCCAACATCCTGAGCCATTTGTTCAACGGAGATCTGGCGCTCAATCTCACCCTGGCGGCCATCAATGCCGCCTTGTCGGTGTTCACCCTGCCTTTGATCCTGGCGGCATCGATGACCTGGTTTCTGGGTGAGGGGCGGTTCATCCCGCTGCAGTTGGACAAGTTCGTTGCGGTTTTCGCCCTTGTGCTCGTTCCGACCGCGATCGGCGTTGCGATCCGCCATCGTCTTCCCGCCTTCGCGCGGCGACTGCAACGGCCCACCAAGTTCGTCGCGGCCGCGCTGCTGGTCTTGGCGGTCGTGGCCGCTCTCGCCAGGGGACGAACGTCGCTCTGGCACAACTTCGGTGTGCTCAGCGCAGCGGTCGTGTCCTTCTGCGCCGCCAGCCTGACCGTCGGCTACCTGGTGCCGCGCGTGATGCGGCTGGCCTCCCCCCAGGCGACCGCCGTCAGCCTGGAGGTCGGACTGCACAATACCGTGGTGGCGCTGAGCGTGGCACTGAGCCCTCAGCTGCTCAATAGCGCCGAAATGGCAACTCCTGCAGCGGTTTACGGAGGACTGGCGCCGTTCGTCGCGGTGGCGTTCATCGTGACTGCGCGTCGGGTGGACCCAGGGTTTCGGGTCAGTGGGCCAGCCGACGCGGCGAGCGGGCCCCGCGGGTAG
- a CDS encoding MaoC family dehydratase — MTAKSVVQRGLWFEEFEIGTTYLHRPGRTITEADNVLFTTLTMNTQSLHLDAAWAAEQPGFRGERLVNSMFTLSTLVGLSVSQLTLGTIVANLGFSEVSFPKPVFHGDTLYAETVCTGKRESNSRPGQGIVTLEHTGRNQHGDVVARAVRTTLVQKRPNNQEAE, encoded by the coding sequence ATGACGGCCAAGTCCGTTGTTCAGCGCGGTTTGTGGTTCGAGGAATTCGAGATCGGCACGACTTACCTGCACCGCCCGGGCCGTACCATCACCGAAGCCGACAACGTGCTGTTCACCACGCTGACCATGAACACCCAGTCGCTGCACCTCGACGCGGCCTGGGCCGCCGAACAGCCGGGCTTCCGCGGCGAGCGGCTGGTCAACTCGATGTTCACCCTCTCGACGCTTGTCGGGTTGTCGGTGTCGCAGTTGACGCTGGGCACCATCGTGGCCAACCTCGGTTTCTCCGAGGTCTCCTTCCCCAAGCCGGTGTTCCACGGCGACACCCTGTACGCGGAAACCGTCTGCACCGGTAAGCGCGAGTCGAACAGCCGCCCGGGGCAAGGCATCGTCACTCTCGAGCACACCGGTCGCAACCAGCACGGCGACGTCGTCGCGCGTGCGGTGCGCACGACGCTGGTCCAGAAGCGGCCGAACAACCAGGAGGCCGAGTGA
- a CDS encoding acetyl/propionyl/methylcrotonyl-CoA carboxylase subunit alpha has product MFETVLVANRGEIAVRVIRTLRRLGIRSVAVYSDPDATARHVQEADTAVRLGPAAARESYLDIEKVLAAAVRTGAQAIHPGYGFLSENAHFAAACERAGIVFLGPPPRAIEVMGDKIAAKNAVAAFDVPVVPGVAKPGLTDDELAAAAEQVGYPVLIKPSAGGGGKGMRLVEDPARLPDALVGARREAASSFGDDTLFLERFVLRPRHIEVQVLADGHGNVVHLGERECSLQRRHQKVIEEAPSPLLDPRTRARIGTAACNTARSVDYVGAGTVEFIVSAARPDEFFFMEMNTRLQVEHPVTEAITGLDLVEWQLRVGAGEKLSFVQDDIELRGHAIEARVYAEDPGRGFLPTGGRVLDVFEPASAVVRVDSSLLPGTVVGSDYDPMLSKVIAHGADRDEALAELDRALAQTTILGVQTNIEFLRFLLADARVRAGDLDTALLEERLPDFAPLPAPDDVLAAAGLYRQWALARRAQGNPWAQPTGWRGGGGRAPVRTAMRTPLRTETVSVWGLPTAAQVQVGEGEIHSATGDFERRTCNMTLDGRRREYRWARDDRQLWIADERGTWQLHEADEVKIHRATDDRQAEVLSPMPGSVIAVQVDSDAEVSEGDVIVVVEAMKMEHSLTAPISGRVELLVTVGDQVTVDQVLARLVPDSEEGPESGRQNRKE; this is encoded by the coding sequence GTGTTCGAAACCGTCTTAGTGGCCAACCGCGGTGAAATCGCCGTGCGGGTGATCCGGACCTTACGCCGGCTGGGCATCCGGTCGGTCGCCGTCTACAGCGATCCCGACGCCACCGCGCGACACGTCCAGGAAGCCGACACCGCGGTGCGGCTGGGTCCGGCTGCCGCCCGTGAAAGCTACCTCGACATCGAGAAGGTCCTTGCCGCCGCGGTCCGCACCGGCGCCCAGGCAATTCACCCGGGCTACGGATTCCTCTCGGAGAACGCCCATTTCGCTGCCGCGTGCGAGCGTGCCGGCATCGTGTTCCTCGGCCCGCCCCCGCGCGCGATCGAGGTGATGGGCGACAAGATCGCCGCCAAGAATGCCGTCGCCGCCTTCGATGTGCCGGTGGTACCCGGGGTGGCCAAACCCGGACTGACCGACGACGAGCTCGCCGCAGCGGCCGAACAGGTCGGCTACCCGGTGTTGATCAAGCCGTCGGCCGGCGGCGGCGGCAAGGGCATGCGGCTGGTGGAAGACCCCGCGCGGCTGCCCGACGCGCTGGTGGGCGCGCGACGGGAGGCCGCGTCGTCGTTCGGTGACGACACGCTATTTTTGGAGCGGTTTGTGTTGCGGCCCAGGCATATCGAGGTGCAGGTGCTGGCCGACGGCCATGGCAATGTGGTGCATCTCGGGGAGCGCGAATGCAGCCTGCAGCGGCGCCACCAGAAGGTCATCGAGGAAGCCCCGTCACCGCTGCTGGATCCCCGCACCCGCGCGCGGATCGGCACCGCCGCCTGCAATACCGCCCGCAGCGTTGACTACGTCGGGGCCGGCACGGTGGAGTTCATCGTCTCCGCCGCGCGGCCCGACGAGTTCTTTTTCATGGAGATGAACACCCGGCTGCAGGTCGAGCACCCGGTTACCGAGGCGATCACCGGGCTCGATCTCGTTGAGTGGCAGTTGCGAGTGGGCGCCGGCGAAAAGCTTTCGTTCGTCCAGGACGACATCGAGCTGCGTGGCCACGCCATCGAGGCCCGGGTGTACGCCGAGGATCCGGGACGCGGCTTTCTGCCTACCGGCGGACGGGTGCTCGACGTGTTCGAGCCCGCGAGCGCCGTTGTGCGAGTGGACTCCTCGTTACTGCCGGGCACAGTGGTGGGCAGCGACTACGACCCGATGCTGAGCAAGGTGATCGCGCACGGGGCCGATCGCGACGAGGCGCTCGCCGAACTCGATCGGGCGCTGGCGCAGACGACGATACTTGGCGTGCAGACCAATATCGAATTCCTGCGGTTCCTGCTGGCCGACGCGCGGGTGCGGGCGGGTGACCTGGACACCGCGCTGCTCGAGGAGCGGCTGCCCGACTTCGCGCCGCTCCCGGCGCCCGATGACGTGTTGGCCGCGGCCGGTCTGTATCGCCAGTGGGCGCTGGCCCGTCGCGCGCAGGGCAACCCATGGGCTCAGCCCACCGGGTGGCGCGGCGGCGGGGGCCGGGCACCGGTGCGCACCGCGATGCGGACCCCGCTGCGCACCGAGACCGTCTCGGTATGGGGCCTGCCGACGGCCGCCCAGGTACAGGTCGGCGAGGGCGAAATCCACTCTGCCACTGGTGATTTCGAGCGACGCACCTGCAACATGACACTAGATGGCCGGCGCCGCGAATACCGTTGGGCGCGGGATGATCGGCAGCTATGGATCGCCGACGAGCGGGGAACGTGGCAGCTACACGAGGCCGACGAGGTCAAGATCCACCGCGCGACCGATGACAGGCAGGCCGAGGTCCTCAGTCCGATGCCCGGCAGCGTGATCGCGGTGCAGGTGGACTCGGACGCCGAGGTGTCCGAGGGCGATGTCATCGTGGTCGTCGAAGCCATGAAGATGGAACACTCGTTGACCGCGCCGATTTCGGGCCGGGTGGAGCTACTGGTCACGGTCGGCGATCAGGTGACGGTCGACCAGGTGTTGGCCCGGCTGGTCCCAGACTCTGAAGAAGGCCCGGAAAGCGGCCGCCAAAATCGCAAGGAATAA
- a CDS encoding MarR family winged helix-turn-helix transcriptional regulator, with translation MAEETRWLNDAESTAWLELVRVLVTLPAALDAQLRRDANLNQYEYRVLGVLAEQPTRRLGMKSLAVVTNGSLSRLSHVVKRLEAAGYVRRRTNPGDGRLTDAILTDKGFDKVSAAAHGHVAAVRSYVFDRLTAEQVAQLTELLTRIVPDAPPSCPGEQSR, from the coding sequence GTGGCTGAGGAAACTCGGTGGTTGAACGACGCGGAGAGCACTGCGTGGTTGGAACTGGTGCGCGTCTTGGTCACGCTGCCCGCGGCGCTCGACGCGCAACTTCGCCGGGATGCCAATCTGAACCAATACGAGTACCGGGTGCTCGGGGTGCTCGCCGAACAACCCACGCGCAGGTTGGGCATGAAGTCGCTGGCAGTAGTGACCAACGGGTCGCTGTCCCGGCTGTCGCATGTCGTCAAGCGCTTGGAGGCGGCCGGATATGTGCGCCGCCGGACCAACCCCGGCGATGGGCGTCTGACCGATGCGATCTTGACCGACAAGGGTTTTGACAAGGTGAGTGCCGCGGCGCACGGCCACGTGGCGGCCGTGCGGTCCTACGTTTTCGACAGGCTCACCGCCGAGCAGGTTGCGCAGCTGACCGAGCTGCTCACCCGCATCGTCCCGGATGCCCCGCCATCATGTCCGGGTGAGCAGTCGAGGTGA
- a CDS encoding enoyl-CoA hydratase — protein sequence MAQSDFVLFSVANRVALITVNDPDRRNALTSESSARLRAAVERAEADPGVHALVVTGAGKAFCAGADLSALGAAGAGAAESGLQQLYDGFMAVGSCTLPTIAAVNGAAVGAGLNLALAADVRIAGPGALFDPRFQKLGLHPGGGATWMLQRAVGPQVARAALLFGMSFDAESAVRYGLALSVADDPVAAALELAAGPASAPREVVLATKASMRATASPGALDSEQHEFAMRTELGPQVSSIQSPEFADRLAAARRK from the coding sequence ATGGCCCAGTCCGATTTCGTCCTGTTCAGCGTGGCGAATCGCGTCGCGCTCATCACCGTCAACGACCCCGACCGGCGCAATGCGCTGACGAGCGAGAGCTCGGCGCGGCTGCGTGCCGCCGTCGAACGGGCCGAAGCCGATCCGGGTGTGCACGCCCTCGTCGTCACCGGGGCGGGCAAGGCGTTCTGCGCCGGTGCAGACCTGAGCGCGCTGGGCGCGGCGGGGGCCGGCGCCGCGGAATCGGGTCTGCAACAGCTCTACGACGGGTTCATGGCCGTGGGCAGTTGCACGCTGCCGACCATCGCTGCCGTCAATGGTGCCGCAGTGGGCGCGGGGCTGAACCTGGCACTGGCCGCCGACGTGCGCATCGCGGGGCCGGGCGCACTGTTCGACCCCCGGTTTCAGAAGCTGGGATTGCATCCCGGGGGCGGCGCGACGTGGATGCTGCAGCGGGCGGTCGGCCCGCAGGTCGCTCGCGCGGCCTTGCTGTTCGGCATGAGCTTCGACGCCGAGAGCGCCGTACGGTACGGGTTGGCGCTCAGCGTTGCCGACGACCCGGTCGCCGCGGCGCTGGAGCTGGCCGCCGGCCCCGCGTCCGCGCCGCGTGAGGTGGTGCTGGCCACCAAGGCCAGCATGCGCGCGACGGCCAGCCCCGGGGCACTTGACAGCGAGCAGCACGAATTCGCGATGCGCACCGAGCTGGGGCCGCAGGTGTCCTCGATCCAGTCGCCGGAGTTCGCCGACCGGCTGGCCGCGGCACGTCGCAAGTAG
- a CDS encoding DoxX family protein, with protein sequence MNVALWILQGILAAAFAGAGLMKLTVDKKSLADKGMNFVDEVSPGFVKALGAAELLGAIGVVLPAIVHIAPLLVPVAATCLALVMVGAIVVHIRRAEYAALLAPAVLLVAAVVVAWGRFGPNAF encoded by the coding sequence ATGAACGTCGCGTTATGGATCCTGCAAGGGATATTGGCGGCTGCTTTCGCCGGGGCCGGACTGATGAAACTGACCGTCGACAAGAAGAGCCTCGCCGACAAGGGCATGAACTTCGTCGACGAGGTCTCCCCCGGATTCGTCAAGGCGCTCGGGGCCGCCGAGCTGCTGGGCGCCATCGGCGTGGTGCTGCCGGCGATCGTGCACATCGCCCCGCTCCTGGTGCCCGTCGCGGCGACCTGCCTGGCACTCGTGATGGTAGGCGCGATCGTTGTCCACATCCGTCGCGCCGAGTACGCCGCCCTGCTGGCGCCGGCGGTGCTTTTGGTGGCGGCGGTGGTCGTCGCCTGGGGCAGATTCGGTCCCAACGCCTTCTGA
- a CDS encoding acyl-CoA dehydrogenase family protein — translation MTTTIPAGTLPKEYEELRSTVADFARTVVAPVSAKHDEEHSFPYEVVAKMGDMGLFGLPFPEEYGGMGGDYFALALALEELGKVDQSVAITLEAGVGLGAMPIYRFGTEEQKQKWLPDLVAGRALAGFGLTEPGAGSDAGSTRTTARLDDGEWVINGAKQFITNSGTDITSLVTVTAVTGTVADGKKEISTIVVPNGTPGFTVEPVYNKVGWNASDTHPLTFADARVPEQNLLGARGTGYANFLSILDEGRIAIAALATGVAQGCVDESVKYARERESFGKPIGSYQAISFKIARMEARAHVARTAYYDAAAKMLAGKPFKKDAAIAKMISSEAAMDNARDATQIHGGYGFMNEYPVARHYRDSKILEIGEGTTEVQLMLIARSLGLS, via the coding sequence ATGACGACAACCATTCCCGCCGGGACGTTGCCCAAGGAATACGAAGAACTGCGCAGCACCGTCGCCGACTTCGCGCGAACCGTCGTGGCTCCCGTGTCCGCCAAACATGATGAGGAGCACAGCTTTCCGTACGAAGTTGTCGCCAAGATGGGTGACATGGGTTTGTTCGGGCTGCCTTTTCCGGAGGAGTACGGCGGCATGGGCGGCGACTACTTCGCCCTGGCGCTCGCCCTCGAAGAACTGGGCAAGGTCGATCAATCGGTGGCGATCACGCTGGAAGCCGGCGTGGGGCTGGGTGCGATGCCGATCTACCGGTTCGGCACCGAGGAGCAGAAGCAGAAGTGGCTGCCCGATCTGGTTGCCGGGCGGGCGCTGGCCGGCTTCGGGCTGACCGAGCCGGGCGCGGGTTCTGATGCCGGTAGTACGCGCACCACGGCCCGGCTGGACGACGGCGAATGGGTGATCAACGGCGCCAAGCAATTCATCACCAACTCCGGCACCGACATCACCTCGCTGGTTACCGTCACCGCCGTGACCGGCACGGTCGCTGACGGCAAGAAGGAGATCTCGACGATCGTCGTGCCCAACGGCACCCCGGGGTTCACCGTCGAACCGGTCTACAACAAGGTGGGTTGGAACGCCTCGGACACCCACCCGCTGACCTTCGCCGACGCCCGTGTCCCCGAGCAGAACCTGCTGGGGGCCCGGGGAACGGGGTACGCGAACTTCCTGTCGATCCTCGACGAGGGGCGCATCGCCATCGCCGCGCTGGCAACCGGTGTGGCGCAGGGATGCGTGGACGAGAGCGTCAAGTACGCCAGGGAGCGTGAATCGTTCGGCAAGCCGATCGGTTCCTACCAGGCGATCAGCTTCAAAATCGCGCGGATGGAGGCACGGGCCCACGTCGCCCGCACCGCCTACTACGACGCCGCGGCAAAGATGTTGGCGGGCAAGCCGTTCAAGAAGGACGCGGCCATCGCGAAGATGATCTCCTCGGAAGCCGCAATGGACAACGCCCGCGACGCCACCCAGATTCACGGCGGCTACGGCTTCATGAATGAGTATCCGGTGGCGCGGCACTACCGCGACAGCAAGATTCTCGAAATCGGCGAAGGGACGACCGAAGTGCAGCTGATGCTTATCGCGCGATCGCTGGGCTTGTCATGA
- a CDS encoding HpcH/HpaI aldolase/citrate lyase family protein, which translates to MNLQAAGPAWLFCPADRPERFAKAAAAADVVILDLEDGVAEADKQAARKALQETPLDPERTVVRINAADTADYPRDLDALAGTAYTTVMLSKTESAAQVTALAPREVIALLETPRGAVFATEIAAADNTVALMWGAEDLVATLGGSSSRKADGSYRDVAQHVRSTALLTANAFGRVALDAVHLDIPDLDGLRAEAEDAVALGFAGTVCIHPSQVSVVRKAFRPSEEKLDWARRVLAAARHERGVFAFEGQMVDSPVLKHAATLVRRSGESVSD; encoded by the coding sequence GTGAATCTGCAAGCCGCGGGCCCGGCCTGGCTGTTCTGCCCGGCCGATCGGCCCGAGCGCTTTGCCAAAGCGGCCGCCGCTGCGGACGTCGTCATCCTCGACCTCGAAGACGGCGTAGCCGAAGCGGACAAGCAAGCCGCCCGCAAGGCGTTGCAGGAGACTCCGCTGGACCCGGAGCGAACCGTGGTCCGGATCAACGCCGCCGACACCGCCGACTATCCGCGCGACCTGGACGCGTTGGCGGGCACCGCGTACACCACGGTGATGCTGTCCAAAACCGAATCCGCCGCGCAGGTGACGGCCCTGGCGCCGCGCGAGGTCATCGCGCTGTTGGAGACGCCGCGCGGCGCGGTCTTCGCGACCGAAATCGCGGCGGCCGACAACACGGTGGCGCTGATGTGGGGCGCCGAGGATCTGGTCGCCACCCTCGGTGGCAGCTCCAGCCGCAAGGCTGACGGCTCCTATCGCGACGTCGCTCAGCACGTGCGGTCGACGGCGCTGCTGACCGCGAACGCCTTCGGTCGGGTCGCGCTCGACGCCGTGCACCTGGACATCCCGGACCTCGACGGTCTTCGAGCAGAAGCCGAAGACGCGGTGGCGCTGGGCTTCGCCGGGACCGTATGCATTCATCCCAGCCAGGTTTCCGTGGTGCGCAAGGCTTTTCGCCCCAGCGAGGAGAAGCTGGACTGGGCCCGGCGGGTGTTGGCGGCGGCCCGGCACGAGCGCGGCGTGTTCGCGTTCGAGGGCCAAATGGTGGACTCGCCGGTGCTCAAGCATGCGGCAACGCTGGTGCGGCGGTCCGGAGAATCCGTTTCGGACTGA
- a CDS encoding carboxyl transferase domain-containing protein — MSAPAKTAPSFADEHRRLVGELNAKLAAAALGGNARARQRHVSRGKLLPRERVDRLLDPGSPFLELTPLAADGMYDDECPGAGIITGIGRVSERECVVVANDATVKGGTYYPMTVKKHLRAQEVALQNRLPCIYLVDSGGAFLPRQDEVFPDREHFGRIFYNQATMSAKGIPQVAAVLGSCTAGGAYVPAMSDEAVIVREQGTIFLGGPPLVKAATGEIVSAEDLGGGDLHSRVSGVTDHLADDDEHALRIVRAIAATFGPREPSPWEVRPAVEPKHAQFELYDVVPPDPRVPYDVHEVIERLVDGSQFSEFKAKYGKTLVTGFAHIHGHPVGIIANNGVLFSESALKGAHFIELCDKRKVPLLFLQNIAGFMVGRDYEAGGIAKHGAKMVTAVACARVPKLTVVIGGSYGAGNYSMCGRAYSPRFLWMWPNARISVMGGEQAASVLATVRQEQLSASGTPWSPDQEEAFKAPIRAQYEAQGNPYYSTARLWDDGIIDPAETRTYVGLALSVCAQAPLEPVSYGVFRM, encoded by the coding sequence ATGAGCGCGCCCGCGAAGACCGCGCCGTCATTCGCCGACGAACACCGCCGGTTAGTTGGCGAACTGAACGCCAAGCTGGCCGCCGCGGCGCTGGGTGGTAACGCGCGTGCCCGGCAACGTCACGTCAGTCGCGGGAAGTTGTTGCCTCGCGAACGGGTGGACCGCCTGCTGGATCCGGGCAGCCCATTTCTGGAACTGACCCCATTGGCCGCGGATGGAATGTACGACGACGAGTGCCCGGGCGCGGGCATCATCACCGGTATCGGGCGGGTGTCCGAGCGGGAGTGTGTGGTGGTGGCCAACGACGCGACAGTCAAGGGCGGCACCTACTACCCGATGACGGTCAAAAAGCACCTGCGCGCACAGGAAGTCGCGCTGCAGAATCGGCTGCCCTGCATCTACCTGGTCGACTCCGGCGGTGCGTTCTTGCCGCGCCAAGACGAGGTGTTCCCCGACCGCGAGCACTTCGGGCGCATCTTCTACAACCAGGCGACCATGAGCGCCAAGGGGATTCCGCAGGTCGCCGCCGTCCTGGGGTCGTGCACGGCCGGTGGTGCCTACGTGCCAGCCATGAGCGACGAGGCCGTCATCGTCCGTGAGCAGGGCACGATCTTCCTCGGTGGTCCGCCATTGGTCAAAGCGGCAACCGGCGAGATCGTGTCGGCCGAAGACCTCGGCGGCGGCGACCTGCACTCCCGCGTCTCCGGGGTCACCGACCATCTCGCCGACGACGACGAACATGCGCTGCGCATCGTGCGCGCGATCGCGGCCACGTTCGGTCCTCGTGAGCCCAGTCCCTGGGAGGTGCGCCCCGCGGTCGAGCCCAAGCACGCTCAATTTGAGCTCTACGACGTCGTGCCCCCGGATCCACGGGTGCCCTACGACGTGCACGAAGTAATCGAGCGGTTGGTCGACGGGAGTCAATTCAGCGAATTCAAGGCGAAGTACGGCAAGACGCTGGTCACCGGGTTCGCGCACATCCACGGTCACCCGGTCGGGATCATCGCCAACAACGGCGTCCTATTCAGCGAATCGGCGCTGAAGGGAGCCCATTTCATCGAGCTGTGTGACAAGCGCAAGGTCCCGCTGCTGTTCCTGCAGAACATCGCCGGCTTCATGGTCGGCCGCGACTACGAAGCCGGCGGCATCGCCAAGCATGGCGCCAAGATGGTGACGGCCGTGGCCTGCGCCCGGGTGCCCAAGCTGACCGTGGTGATCGGCGGATCGTATGGCGCGGGCAACTACTCGATGTGCGGGCGGGCGTACTCACCGCGCTTCCTGTGGATGTGGCCCAACGCCCGGATCTCGGTGATGGGCGGGGAGCAGGCCGCCTCGGTGTTGGCGACGGTGCGCCAAGAGCAGCTCAGCGCGTCGGGCACACCCTGGTCGCCAGACCAAGAGGAGGCGTTCAAAGCACCCATTCGCGCGCAGTACGAGGCTCAGGGCAACCCGTACTACTCGACGGCCCGCCTCTGGGACGACGGCATCATCGATCCGGCCGAAACCAGAACCTATGTCGGACTTGCCCTTTCCGTGTGCGCCCAGGCGCCCCTGGAACCCGTTTCCTACGGCGTCTTCCGGATGTGA
- a CDS encoding cutinase family protein, with protein sequence MIACQFGGPWGVAAAAACATLLNLSIATAPASAATCPDIEVTFARATNEAPGVGAVGQEFIDSLRSQVGGRSLGVYAVNYPADDDFAPSASAGGSDVHAHVRSMVADCPATKLVLGGTSLGAMAIDLATIARAPIAGLIPDILTADEADHVAALALFGNPSDRYLGAPVSEVSPWYGAKAIDLCAPGDPVCTPGGPLALPSHDELFSPVALSYAHSGMPSQAATFVASHL encoded by the coding sequence GTGATTGCATGCCAATTCGGTGGTCCCTGGGGTGTCGCGGCAGCGGCGGCCTGCGCGACCCTGTTGAACCTGTCCATCGCGACCGCACCCGCGTCCGCCGCAACATGCCCGGACATCGAGGTGACTTTCGCTCGCGCCACGAACGAGGCACCCGGGGTCGGTGCGGTCGGGCAGGAATTCATCGATTCGCTGCGCTCGCAGGTGGGCGGCCGCAGCCTCGGGGTGTACGCGGTCAACTACCCGGCCGACGACGATTTCGCCCCGTCGGCCTCCGCCGGGGGCAGCGATGTGCACGCCCACGTGCGGTCAATGGTCGCCGACTGCCCCGCCACCAAGCTGGTGCTCGGCGGAACTTCCTTGGGCGCGATGGCGATAGACCTGGCCACCATCGCCCGGGCCCCCATCGCCGGCTTGATCCCCGACATCCTCACCGCAGACGAGGCCGACCATGTCGCCGCGCTCGCGCTGTTCGGCAACCCGTCGGACCGATACCTGGGAGCGCCGGTGAGCGAGGTCAGTCCCTGGTACGGGGCCAAGGCCATTGATCTGTGCGCCCCCGGCGATCCGGTGTGCACGCCCGGTGGCCCGCTAGCGCTGCCGTCGCATGACGAGCTGTTCTCGCCGGTCGCGCTTTCTTACGCACACTCCGGAATGCCAAGTCAGGCAGCCACTTTCGTGGCAAGCCACCTCTGA